A part of Kitasatospora acidiphila genomic DNA contains:
- a CDS encoding AMP-binding protein, with protein sequence MGADERRLVVEEWNRTGVEFGAGLVPALFAARVAASPDVVAVVADGVEVSFAELEVRANRLAHYLRLQGVGAESLVGLCLPRGVEMVAAILGVWKAGAAYVPLDPEYPAERLAFMLRDSGASVLVGVEEVLDELPVGRGVRTIAVDEPLVVGLWRRSRPLLLNWTCWQASWRM encoded by the coding sequence ATGGGCGCGGATGAGCGTCGTCTGGTGGTGGAGGAGTGGAACCGGACTGGGGTGGAGTTCGGGGCCGGGTTGGTGCCGGCGTTGTTCGCGGCGCGGGTGGCTGCGTCGCCGGATGTGGTGGCGGTGGTGGCGGATGGTGTGGAGGTGTCGTTCGCTGAGTTGGAGGTGCGGGCGAATCGGTTGGCGCATTATCTGCGGTTGCAGGGTGTGGGTGCGGAGTCGTTGGTGGGGTTGTGTCTGCCGCGTGGTGTGGAGATGGTTGCCGCGATTTTGGGTGTGTGGAAGGCGGGGGCGGCGTATGTGCCGTTGGATCCTGAGTATCCGGCGGAGCGGTTGGCGTTCATGTTGCGTGACAGTGGTGCGTCGGTGCTGGTGGGTGTGGAGGAGGTGCTGGACGAGCTGCCGGTGGGGCGGGGGGTTCGTACGATCGCGGTGGATGAGCCGTTGGTGGTGGGGCTTTGGCGGCGCAGCCGGCCACTGCTCCTGAACTGGACTTGCTGGCAGGCCAGTTGGCGTATGTGA
- a CDS encoding AMP-binding protein, producing the protein MIYTSGSTGRPKGVAVTHGGLANYVRWAVGAYGMEGVVVRRCIRRCRST; encoded by the coding sequence GTGATCTACACCTCGGGGTCGACGGGCCGGCCGAAGGGTGTGGCGGTCACGCATGGCGGGTTGGCGAACTATGTGCGGTGGGCGGTTGGGGCGTATGGGATGGAGGGGGTGGTGGTGCGCCGTTGCATTCGTCGTTGTCGTTCGACTTGA